A genomic window from Triticum urartu cultivar G1812 chromosome 7, Tu2.1, whole genome shotgun sequence includes:
- the LOC125521758 gene encoding uncharacterized protein LOC125521758, producing MNTSVGSPADTRNNTSIISLPGAQQLWNQWEIQCLVLASFSLQVFLLFFPGVRKRRRSSVLSLLLWVAYLLADYVATFTLGRLALHLNDPRHQLLLFWTPFLLLHLGGQETITAFSKEDSLLWKRHLLSLGSQVLLAVYIVTKSWHVVSTKQLMAPMVLMFIAGTIKYAERIWALMVAGISITPGSSSMSDYVLNVESSVLDDAESYFQRLHDLLSSESQDKIDYEGLVEVAGKGMRIWLNFLTDMAPFLMWNKGDTIDRAIRKLRGLRKPELRHQIAYKLAEIQLSLVYDFMYTKYGVLQYHLNLVYSGIERLVTFGATSAALVLFLKADLDGQFAYDVRADVKVSYVLLAGAVALDLTSIFMVISSYWPYLPGRSPFVKIGFPGKRAMFNLTKLVHPLGKGLWSGQMAQYNLISECINEKQANLFVWVLRKVGLVSDVKHIKVSPDLKEFLFGKLLDIGATKHVHHYWKWDCSTFRGQWARSTLEETAEGRSIDQSILNLEGGTIASAVLMWHMITEMCFYNTTDDHCSSTLHRDMSRQLSNYVMYLVGKCGVKNGSDGRFEYGKLRRDVSKALAHKRFSGGRLEQKKVILYAYEGRGVFTSRASAAAKELLKITSSAERWEFIATVWTEMLCFLAQNCEAAFHIKNLSTGGEFVTHVRILSIILGIPFLREAWQAQARDDTEYSDFVMF from the exons ATGAACACTAGCGTTGGATCGCCCGCGGATACGAG GAACAATACGTCGATCATCTCATTGCCCGGTGCCCAGCAGCTATGGAACCAGTGGGAGATCCAATGCCTGGTGCTGGCGAGCTTCTCCTTGCAAGTCTTCCTCCTCTTTTTCCCAGGAGTTCGAAAGCGCCGCAGGTCCAGCGTCCTCAGCTTGCTGCTGTGGGTTGCGTACCTGCTGGCAGACTACGTCGCAACCTTCACCCTCGGCCGCCTGGCGCTCCACCTCAATGACCCACGCCACCAGCTCCTGCTCTTCTGGACTCCCTTCCTGCTCCTCCACCTTGGCGGACAGGAGACGATCACGGCATTCTCCAAGGAGGACAGCTTGCTGTGGAAGCGTCACCTCCTGAGCCTCGGCTCGCAGGTCCTGCTGGCCGTCTACATCGTCACCAAGTCATGGCACGTCGTCAGCACCAAGCAGCTTATGGCACCCATGGTGCTGATGTTCATTGCCGGGACAATCAAATACGCGGAGAGGATATGGGCGCTCATGGTCGCAGGCATCTCCATCACGCCCGGGAGCAGCTCCATGTCGGACTATGTGCTCAACGTAGAGAGTAGTGTCCTTGATGATGCAGAGTCCTATTTCCAGAGGCTCCATGATCTTTTATCAAGTGAAAGCCAGGACAAGATAGATTACGAGGGCCTCGTGGAGGTGGCTGGGAAGGGGATGCGGATATGGTTGAATTTCTTGACGGACATGGCTCCTTTCTTGATGTGGAACAAAGGTGACACAATTGACCGCGCCATCAGGAAGTTGAGAGGCCTGAGGAAGCCAGAGCTCCGGCACCAGATCGCCTACAAGTTGGCCGAGATCCAGCTCTCACTAGTCTATGACTTCATGTACACCAAGTATGGGGTGCTCCAGTACCACCTCAACCTCGTCTACAGTGGGATTGAGCGGCTCGTCACGTTTGGTGCAACCTCCGCGGCGCTGGTGCTGTTCCTGAAGGCTGACCTGGATGGGCAATTCGCCTACGACGTGAGAGCCGATGTCAAGGTATCCTACGTGCTGTTAGCCGGTGCAGTCGCACTGGATTTGACCTCCATTTTCATGGTCATCTCGTCATACTGGCCGTACCTGCCAGGCCGAAGCCCCTTTGTGAAGATTGGATTCCCTGGTAAGAGGGCAATGTTCAATCTGACCAAGCTTGTCCATCCACTGGGGAAGGGGTTGTGGTCAGGGCAGATGGCGCAGTATAACCTGATTAGTGAGTGCATCAACGAGAAGCAAGCTAATCTGTTCGTATGGGTTTTGCGCAAGGTTGGCCTTGTGTCTGACGTCAAGCACATAAAAGTCTCTCCTGATCTCAAGGAGTTCCTCTTTGGGAAGCTGCTGGATATAGGGGCCACTAAACACGTGCACCATTACTGGAAATGGGACTGCAGCACGTTCCGCGGCCAATGGGCACGGTCGACACTGGAGGAGACAGCGGAAGGAAGGTCGATAGATCAGTCCATCCTCAACCTGGAGGGCGGAACTATCGCGAGTGCCGTCCTCATGTGGCATATGATCACCGAGATGTGCTTCTATAATACCACCGACGACCACTGCTCCTCCACCCTTCACAGGGACATGAGTAGGCAGTTGTCAAACTACGTCATGTACCTCGTCGGCAAGTGTGGCGTCAAGAACGGAAGCGATGGACGTTTCGAGTACGGTAAGCTCCGGCGCGACGTGAGCAAAGCTCTCGCTCACAAACGTTTCTCCGGGGGGCGCCTGGAGCAGAAGAAGGTCATCCTGTACGCCTACGAGGGGCGTGGGGTTTTCACCTCCCGTGCCAGTGCTGCCGCCAAGGAGCTGCTCAAGATCACAAGCTCAGCTGAAAGATGGGAGTTCATAGCTACCGTGTGGACTGAGATGCTTTGCTTCCTTGCACAGAACTGCGAGGCGGCATTCCACATCAAGAATCTGAGCACTGGTGGTGAGTTCGTCACGCACGTCAGGATCTTATCGATTATTCTGGGCATTCCTTTTCTCCGAGAGGCATGGCAAGCTCAAG CTAGGGATGACACGGAGTATTCTGATTTCGTAATGTTTTAA